A part of Paenibacillus sp. 481 genomic DNA contains:
- a CDS encoding cupin domain-containing protein: MYRHSYYQYQWHYPMHVYCNHSNWSNNWNPHSYNWNNTQPPPHYGNARLTDYGPRPFVVNMDQATEHNNTYRTALWTGKHLQVTLMRINAGDDIGLEVHPTTDQFIQIEEGQGLVQMGDSKDKLDFQQMAFEDYAIMIPAGKWHNVTNTGNTPLKIYVIYAPPEHPYGTVQETKAAAMSARENHYYKCIE; encoded by the coding sequence ATGTACCGTCATTCATACTATCAATATCAATGGCATTATCCTATGCATGTCTACTGTAATCACAGCAATTGGAGCAATAATTGGAATCCTCACTCTTATAATTGGAACAACACGCAACCCCCCCCTCATTATGGTAACGCCAGATTAACTGACTATGGACCAAGACCATTTGTAGTGAATATGGACCAAGCTACTGAGCACAACAATACTTACCGTACCGCTTTATGGACAGGGAAACACCTTCAAGTGACCCTAATGCGTATTAATGCTGGAGATGACATTGGTTTAGAAGTTCATCCCACAACTGATCAATTCATACAGATTGAAGAAGGTCAGGGACTTGTTCAAATGGGTGACAGTAAAGACAAATTGGATTTTCAACAAATGGCCTTTGAGGACTACGCCATTATGATACCTGCTGGAAAATGGCACAATGTAACCAATACGGGTAATACTCCCCTTAAAATATATGTTATCTATGCTCCGCCTGAGCATCCATATGGTACGGTTCAAGAAACAAAAGCAGCTGCCATGTCTGCTAGAGAAAACCATTATTACAAATGTATCGAGTAA
- a CDS encoding DUF6138 family protein — MNQAAEAFLNDIWCQITAIYEKESQRINELQDRSRLQAGVKDYLKVAWKKGKFNWAQGKIHIDVYEPFSWSDSSYTYEAGTYIVELTEEILMHEFFPALCDRMNKLFRSDDYGSHFFDYQFELVFEFEWEQSKLRHAQSLLNEEKLQGLKQTLDIFIDTKILSDLPVLPHKNDEFFFAHHLMNPELMEQKREVIEPLIQRLSDKLRTNKERSDTWAYYYTSAFKKWAEERFLNQYFERTGLFGSGMVLKNEAERNERYVQELDFFIYAALQVGSKEPDTREKYLKLAAQLGSEQATRYLNEGSGRFENTCKSSLIQASANDIMQTMEIHIVSEEEAAYGEALDFINQLLQQGFPKAYKLKFKLKSKDKHYLPLKKLAKSSLHQFFAHAIRYPALFPQLAAYAELAMEEFAWYPDVEPGEKSVMPGTYAVFGLGIFSDAYFPLVQRYMELVDTEHQSAQDGYAQAFIEAHGLTAAHMPVFVSILLGGGQSAKPIKNIAIDTPELADALLRELATKEDYEREAVLYRIFGSNKKLAQAAKKELPPLKERLEQLLKLY; from the coding sequence TTGAACCAAGCTGCAGAAGCATTTTTGAACGATATATGGTGTCAAATCACTGCTATTTACGAAAAAGAAAGTCAGCGAATTAATGAGTTACAAGACCGAAGCCGGCTTCAGGCTGGTGTGAAAGATTACTTGAAAGTGGCTTGGAAAAAAGGGAAGTTCAACTGGGCACAGGGAAAAATTCATATCGATGTTTATGAACCGTTCTCTTGGAGTGATAGTTCCTATACATACGAAGCGGGTACTTACATCGTAGAATTGACAGAGGAAATTTTAATGCATGAGTTTTTCCCAGCTCTATGTGACCGGATGAATAAACTATTCCGCTCGGACGATTATGGTTCCCACTTTTTTGATTACCAGTTTGAACTCGTATTTGAGTTTGAATGGGAGCAATCTAAACTCCGTCACGCTCAATCTTTATTAAATGAAGAAAAACTTCAGGGTCTTAAACAGACGTTGGATATCTTTATTGACACAAAAATTTTGTCGGATCTTCCAGTACTACCACATAAAAATGATGAATTTTTTTTCGCACATCATCTTATGAATCCTGAACTTATGGAGCAGAAGCGGGAAGTAATCGAACCACTGATCCAGCGTCTTAGCGACAAGCTGCGCACCAATAAAGAACGAAGTGATACGTGGGCTTACTACTATACTTCAGCTTTCAAAAAGTGGGCAGAGGAGCGTTTTTTAAATCAATATTTTGAACGGACTGGACTGTTCGGCTCGGGCATGGTGCTGAAAAATGAGGCGGAGCGTAATGAACGTTATGTTCAGGAGTTGGACTTTTTTATTTATGCCGCCTTGCAGGTCGGTTCGAAGGAGCCAGATACGCGGGAGAAGTATTTGAAACTCGCTGCTCAGCTTGGATCGGAGCAAGCAACACGCTATTTGAACGAAGGCAGCGGACGATTTGAAAATACATGTAAGAGCAGCCTGATTCAAGCAAGCGCCAATGATATTATGCAAACGATGGAGATTCATATAGTGTCCGAAGAAGAAGCCGCTTACGGTGAAGCGTTAGACTTTATCAACCAGCTGCTGCAACAAGGTTTTCCTAAAGCGTATAAGCTTAAATTTAAGCTGAAAAGTAAAGACAAGCATTACTTACCCTTAAAAAAGCTTGCCAAGTCGAGTCTACATCAGTTTTTTGCGCATGCAATCCGTTATCCCGCGTTATTCCCGCAGCTTGCAGCATATGCGGAGCTTGCGATGGAGGAATTCGCATGGTATCCGGATGTAGAGCCGGGTGAGAAATCCGTCATGCCTGGAACGTATGCGGTATTCGGTCTCGGCATATTTAGCGACGCTTATTTTCCATTAGTTCAACGCTATATGGAACTGGTCGATACGGAGCATCAGTCCGCGCAGGACGGCTATGCACAAGCTTTTATCGAAGCTCACGGTCTAACGGCTGCGCATATGCCTGTATTCGTCTCTATTCTGCTTGGTGGGGGCCAATCGGCCAAACCTATTAAGAACATCGCGATAGATACGCCAGAACTTGCTGATGCACTTCTACGAGAGCTTGCAACAAAGGAAGATTATGAGCGAGAAGCTGTGCTTTATCGCATCTTCGGCAGTAACAAGAAACTGGCGCAGGCTGCAAAAAAGGAGTTACCACCTTTAAAAGAGCGACTTGAGCAATTGTTGAAGCTGTATTGA